The region TCGCAGAAAGTAACCGGAAAGACCGGGGAAAAGGGAGGCCGGAGACGTTCACATTCCTGGGATTCACGCATTACTGTTCGCATGGCAGGACGGGAAAGTTCAGAGTAAAGAGGAAAACCAGTAAGAAAAAGCTTGCAAAGAAAAGCAGGGAAATAAACGCCATGATAAGAGACATGAGGTTTCTGGAGATAAACAGGATAGTAAAGAAACTAAATGAAGTACTGACTGGTTATTATCATTATTACGGAATTACTGACAATTCAAGAAGCCTGAACTCATTCAATAATGTGGTATGGTTTAGGTTATTCTACTGGCTGAACAGAAGAAGTCAGAGAAGGAGCTATACGAAGGAAGGATATAAGGAACTAATGAGACAGTTCCCGCTTGTGCGGCCACGTATTTATGTCAGTATATACGGATAACTGTAGATGTATTAGCTTTGCAGGGAGCCGGATGCGGGAAAGCTGCATGTCCGGTTCTGAGAGGGGTAAGCCCTGTAAGGGGCTTACCTACTTACCAAAGTCCTTGCTGAAATAAAGTTATGTAAACTAATGATTCTGCCAAAGGAGGGTATAGAAAACAGACGGTGATTTAGAACAGGTCGATATAGAACCCTTCTTCCCATCCATCATCGTCGAGGTCGTCATCTTCAGTTAAAAAGTAATGCATATCCAATAAATCAGAATCGGTCATATTTCTGACCAGTTTGGGTGTCATTCCTTCTGGAGGATTTTTGATGTATTTTTGTCTGAGTTCATCCACATATCTTTGATTCATTTGCAACTGCCTCCCATCTGTAATAAATGTAGTATGAAGCAGATGGGAGAGAAAGTCAAGCAGAGCGGGACCGGGGATAAAGGCCATGCCTTATCCTTGTCCTTTTGTATAATTCATCCAGAGGAACCCGTTCATGTTTATGGTACAGCTCTAGAAAGACCATTTCATGTCTGCAGTTTGGGCATTGCAGGGGGTCGTACCCCATGGTAAGAAGGAAAAGCTTACGCCAGGTGTTGAAATCGAGGAGAATCCTGTGTTTGGATTTTGGGACTGCTTTATGGAGCTGATTGTCAATCTCCCGGTGTCTGGCATAAAGCCCATAGTACCGGGTCATCTTGAAGTTTTTTTCAGGTATATGCAGAATGAGCAGCTTAATGAAATCAATGGCGGGAAGAGTCTTTTTTACAAAAGAGTTGTCTTCATGCTTATTGTAATGGAAAGTCACCATCTCCCCATCGTAGGAATCAATCCTGGAAAGAGCAATGACAGGGCGGCCAAGATAACGGCTGACATATTTAATAATGGATTTTGGGTCGCAAAGATTGGGCTTGGCATAAACGTAGAATCCATTTCTGTCCCTATGGTAAACGGCGGCTTTCATCTTTTTAAAAGAGGGACCGATGCGTTTTTCCAGTTTATTTAACAAAACAGTCTGAAAGGATTTACGGAGGTAGGAATAATTGAAATATGTGACCTTGCGCCAGACACCATCATCAGAAAACCCGCCTTCGGTAAGGAGACAGTGGATGTGTGGATTCCAACCGAGAGGGCGACCGAAGGTATGAAGGACACAGATAAACCCAGGGACAAAGTTTTTGGATTTGTTCAGGGAGAAAAAATATTCTTTGATGACATCAGAAACAGCCTCGAAAAGGCAGTTAAGCAGAGTGCGGTCTTCGAGGAAAAAGCGGCGGAGGGATTCGTCAATGGTGAAGACGAGATGGCGATGGGTACACTGTATTAATTTAAAAGACATAGCGGTAGACCTGTCATTGGAATACTTAGCGCCGCAGGAGGGGCAAAACTTGGAGTGGCAGCGGAAAGGAACGAACTTGAGGTTACCGCAATGGGGACAGCCATACATGGCGCCACCATAAGAAGGATCCCCGCAGTTAATGACCTTATCAATGTTTTCCATGACGACAGGTCTGGGTTTTATATCGTATTCAATGATTTCGTAATAGTCTCTGAGCATCTTCTGAATCACATTCATGAGATTATTATGGAATAAAATGACGCAAAAAACAAGCCCTAATTCCCCTCATGAATGAGGGGCTAGGGGAGTTGAGGTGCCGAAGGCACTTTCTTGTTCAGTTGTTCCTCTGTAAAAAGCGGATCCATAACACAGCCTCAACTTTCTGAAATCTCTACCAGAAAGTATACCAGAAAAAGCATTCCGTTCCTATAGGAAACTGCATTCCGGGACGGAGGAAAATCCGCCCAAAACAAAGTGATTTTCGGCTTTTTGCGAATTGACAGGATCCGGGCTCATATGACGATCTTCGGGTGACGTTCTTCAAATGCGCCGCTGGGGTTCAGGGATAAACCATCGCACAGCCAATGGATCTCTTTCAGCGTAACTTTCTGCAGTTCATCCGGTGTGTCAGGCCAATGGAAGGAATCGCGGTCCAGCCGTTTCATCAGGATCCAAAACCCTGACCCGTCCCACTGAAGGATCTTGAGCAATGTGCGCCTGCGATTGCAGAACGCGAACATACAGCGGGAGTACGGATCGAGATGGAATTTCAGTTTGATGATGGCCGCTAAACCAGTGCAGCTCTTCCGGAGGTCCGTGCAGCCACATGCCAGATAGACTGTAGTACTTCCGTAAAAATCAAGCATAGTTCTTTAAGGCCTGAAGCAGGGCAGTCAACAGTCTGGCTGGACAGTCCGCAGCAACTTCAATCCGGATATTTTCCGGGAGACAGAGCATCACAGGAGGTTTTCCTGTACCTGCTGTACTGAAATGGAGTTCATGTTCCGAAGGGAGCTTTGCAAACACCGGATCAGAAGCACTTTCTGTCTCAGCTGCTTCTGACTGGAGCTTTCGGATCCAGTAACCCAGTGTAGACTGTGGGATTCCATTCTGCTGACACCATTCTTTGCGGGATAAACCGCTTTCCTGGAAAGCATGGAACCGGTCTGCCCAAAGGTCAGCCTTTGAGGCTGCATTGTCATTCGTATTTATTGGTATCACCTCCATCATTTGAACTTATCTTATCAAATGTGGATGGAAATTTGCAGATACTGATTATTACCTACTTACGGGCGTAAGGCCTATCCCCAGTCCTGTCAGTCCGGCCAGGCTTTGGGAGGCATCCCCCCGTACATGCCCTGTTCCAGACATATACCGCATTGGCGGATATGATTTTGTGCCGCTGTAGGATCAGGCTGTATTCCCCGCCTGTCTTTACAGCCTGCGGGTCCGTGAAATCGCAGAACAGAAGACGGAATATGCCGGCCTGTGAGCCGGTGATGGCCTGCCGGACCTGTGAGAGAAGCCTGCCCCAGGGAAACTGAGCAGGAGGGGAGGTTAAACGGGTGCTTTGGACTTCTTTTGGCCGTAACAGAAACGTCACCGGGGTTTCCAAAGAGGATATATGAATCCGGTCGCGGGAAATGGATACCTGCTGTCCCGGTTTAACCGGAAGCGCCTCAAAATCCCGTACCTCCATGTCCGTTAACATGCTGATGGGGGACATGGGCGAGGATGCGGCCTGGAGGGCCAGAAGGAGTTCTCCTGCCTGGATATTCACTGTTTTTTTGTAGACGGAGCGGACTGTCCAAAAACGGCGCACGTCCAGCTGCTGCAGCACATAGGTGGTAATGGCTGTGATGGTAGGACACATTTGTTCTCTCCCCGTATTAAAATAGTAAAATCATACGGTCTCTTATTGCATTTCTGACAAT is a window of Enterocloster clostridioformis DNA encoding:
- the tnpB gene encoding IS66 family insertion sequence element accessory protein TnpB (TnpB, as the term is used for proteins encoded by IS66 family insertion elements, is considered an accessory protein, since TnpC, encoded by a neighboring gene, is a DDE family transposase.); the protein is MLDFYGSTTVYLACGCTDLRKSCTGLAAIIKLKFHLDPYSRCMFAFCNRRRTLLKILQWDGSGFWILMKRLDRDSFHWPDTPDELQKVTLKEIHWLCDGLSLNPSGAFEERHPKIVI
- the tnpA gene encoding IS66 family insertion sequence element accessory protein TnpA, translated to MMEVIPINTNDNAASKADLWADRFHAFQESGLSRKEWCQQNGIPQSTLGYWIRKLQSEAAETESASDPVFAKLPSEHELHFSTAGTGKPPVMLCLPENIRIEVAADCPARLLTALLQALKNYA